The sequence below is a genomic window from Deltaproteobacteria bacterium.
TCAGCTCCTCAAGGCCATGCGGCGTTCCAGGAGCGTGGCCGTCAGGGACAGAATGAGGTTCAGGACAAGATAGACCCCGGCCACGGCGAACCAGACCTCGAAGGTCAGAAAGGTCTGGGAAACAATGGCTTGGGCCTGCATGGTCAAATCGTAGATGGCGATGGTGCTGACCAGGGCCGAGTCCTTGACCAAGGAGACGGCCTGGCCGGTCAGAGGCGGAATGGCATGGCGCAGGGCCTGGGGCAGGACGATGCGGCGATAGATCTGGGGCCGGGTCAGGCCCGAGGCCAAGCCGGCCTCCCATTGGCCGATGGGGACGGACAGAATTCCGGCCCGGAAGATTTCCGAGGCATAGGCTCCCTCGAACAGGGACAGGGCCACCACGGCCGAGGTAAAGGCGTCGATGCCCAGGACCGGGGACAGGACGAAATACATGACGAAGATCTGGACCAGAAGCGGGGTGTTTCTGATGGTTTCCAGGTAGGCCATGGCCACGAGACGGCCGACATAGGAGCCTGACAGGCGGAGCAGGGCCGCGACCAGGCCGAAGACAGTGGCCAGGACCAGACCCAGGGCCGAGATGCGGATGGTGACCCAAAGACCGGAAAGGAGCGGGCCGGGCGTCCAGCCCTCGGGCCCGAAGGTCCAGAAGAACCGCCACAGGCGATACCATTGCCAGTTGTAGCCAAGTTCGTCCAAGCCGGCATCGACGAGGAAGACGATCAGGCCTAGGGCCAGAAAGTACTTAATCAGCTCGAAGGTAAGGCGAAGAGGCCGGTTCAGGCGATCGCAGGGGAAAGAGGACGAGGCAGGTCTGGACATAGCTGCCAACGGTCTAGCCAGCCGAATTGCCAATGGCAAGAAGGATTGGTCCGATTATGGGAGCATAATATGTTTTTCATTCTTGACCAATCATTAAATGTCGAATAAAAAAAATAAAAACAATGGAGATGGTGAATGATCGACGAAATTGATGCTAAAATATTGCAGATATTGCAGACCGACGGCCGGATTTCCAACGTGGACATCGCCCGGACTCTGGGCATGGCCCCGTCCGGGGTTTTGGCTCGACGTCGTCGGCTGGAACGGGAGGGAATCATCCAGGGCTACGAGGCCCGAGTGGATCCAAGACCTTTGGGTCTGGGCCTAATGACCTTCATCCAGGTCAAGACCGACGAGCCCGTCGGCCAGACCGGGGCCGGCAGGGAAATGGCGGCCCTGTCCGAAATCCAGGAAGTCCACTTCATTGCCGGGGAGTTCAACTATCTGCTCAAGGCCCGGGTCACAGGCACGGATGGTCTGACCCGCCTTCTCGAGCGGATGGGGGCCATTTCCACGGTCCGAGACACCAGAACGACCCTGGTGCTTGATACCATCAAGGAAGGTTTGGCCTTGGGTTTCGGAGAACCCGGGACCCGACCCCAGGGAAGCAGACGGAAATCGTCCGGAACACAGGATTGAAACGGAACGGGAAGCAGGAGGTCATCATGGACAAGACGGCATTGAGTAGGGCCATTGCCGAGCGGGGCCGGGAGTTTTTCAAGAGCATCAGCGGGGAGGCGCCGTCCATCTTCAACAAGGGTTGGTGGACGGGCAAGGTCATGGACTGGTCCATGCGCAACGAGAATTTTAAGGTCCAACTGTTCCGGTTCGTGGACGTCCTTCCCTACCTGAACACGGGCGAGTCCCTGACTCGACACATCGAGGAATATTTCGCGGCCGAGGATCAGGACCTTCCCAAGGTTCTCAAGTGGGGGGCCGGGGCGGCCGGGTTCGGCGGCAAGCTGGCGGCCAAGGTCATGGCCAAGACTATCCGATCCAACATCGAGAACATGGGAAAGCAGTTCATCATCGGCGAAAATACGGGCCAGGCTCTGAAGACCCTGGCCAAGCTCCGCAAGGAGGAGTTCGCCTTTACCGTGGACATCCTGGGCGAGGCTTCGGTGAACGAGGAGGAGGCCGAGGCCTATATGCAGGAGTATCTGCACCTTCTCGAGGCCATTGGTCCCGAGTACCCCAAATGGAAGGCTCTGGGCGGGGCCGATCTGGACTGGGGCTCGGCCCCCAGGGTGAACGTCTCGGTCAAGCCCTCGTCTCTGTTCTCCCAGGCCCACCCGGCCGATTTCGAGGGCTCGGTGAGGGGCATCTGCGCCCGGCTCATTCCCATCATCCGCAAGGTTCGGGCGTTGAACGGCTTCATCTGCATCGACATGGAGCAGCACAAGTTCAAGGATATCACCCTGGAGTGCTACCGGCGATTGCGGTCCTCTGAGGAGTTCCGGGATTCGGCCAACATGGGCATCGTTCTCCAGGCCTATCTCAAGGAAACCGACCAGGATTTGAAGGCCTTGCTGGACTGGGCCCGGGCCGAAAAGCTGCCCATCTCGATCCGCCTGGTCAAGGGCGCCTACTGGGACTACGAGACCGTGGTGGCCAAGCAGAACGGCTGGGACGTGCCCGTGTACACGAGAAAGCCCGAGAGCGACATAGCCTTCGAGCGCCAGGCCCGGTTGATTCTCGAAAACCATGACATCTGCCATTTCGCCTGCGCTTCCCACAACATCCGGACCCTTTCGGCGGTCATGGAAACGGCCAGAACTCTGAACGTGCCCGAGAACCGCTACGAGTTCCAGGTCCTTTTCGGCATGGCCGAACCGGTCCGCAAGGGCCTGCTCAAGGTGGCCAAACGGGTCCGGCTCTACGCCCCCTACGGGGACCTCATCCCGGGCATGGCCTATTTGGTCCGCCGGCTTCTGGAGAACACGGCCAACGAGTCGTTTTTGCGGCAGAGCTTTGCCGAGGAGGCCGACATCGACCGCCTTCTGGAAGATCCGGAAGCGACCCTGGTCCGGGAAAAGAGTGGAGCCAAGCGCAGAAAAGCCGGAACCGGGCCCCTCATCCAGAACGAGCCCTTTGCCGACTTCACCAGGGCTTCGGTGCGGGATGCCTTTCCCAGGGCCATATCAGAGGTTCGTGGGCAAATCGGGAAAACCTATCCCCTGTTCATCGGCGGAAAAGAGGTCAAGACGGCCGACCTCCTCGACTCGGTCAACCCGGCCAAGCCTTCCGAGGTTGTCGGCCGGATCTGCCAGGCTGGAGTGGGCGAGGTGGACATGGCCATCGACACGGCCAAGAAGGCCTGGCCGGCTTGGCGGGACACCCCGGCCGAGGACCGGGCCAAGATTCTCTTCAAAGCCGCCGACCTAGCCCGCAAAGACATCTTCACACTCTCGGCCTGGCAGGTGCTTGAAGTGGGCAAGCAATGGGATCAGGCCTATGCCGATGTGGCCGAGGCCATCGATTTCATGGAGTACTACGCCCGGGACATGATCCGGCTGGGCACACCCCGCAAGATGGGCAACGCCCCGGGCGAGTCGAACCGGTATTTCTACCAGGGCAAGGGCGTGGCCGCGGTCATCGCCCCCTGGAATTTCCCCCTGGCCATCAGCACGGGCATGGTCAGTGCGGCTTTGGTGACCGGGAACTGCGTTTTGTACAAGCCGGCCGGTCTGTCCTCGGTTATCGGCCATACCCTTGGCCATTTGCTTCGCGAGGCCGGGGTGCCGGACGGGGTCTTCAATTTTGTGCCCGGCCGGGGCTCAATCATGGGCGACCATCTCGTCGAGCACCCGGATGTGGCCATGATCGCCTTTACCGGATCCATGGAAGTGGGTCTGCGGATCATAGACAAGGCCGCCAAGGTTCGCCCCGGCCAGGACCACGTCAAGCGGGTGGTGGCCGAGATGGGCGGCAAGAACGCCATTATCGTGGACGACGACGCCGATCTGGACGAGGCCGTGACGGCCATCATCCATTCGGCCTTTGCCTTCCAGGGTCAGAAGTGCTCGGCCTGTTCGAGGGTCATCGTGCTGGATCCCATCTATGAGAAGTTCCTGAAGCGGCTCACGGCCGCGGCGGCCTCCCTGGCCATCGGTCCGGCCGAGGATCCGGCCAATTTCATGGGTCCGGTGGTGGATGCATCGGCCAGGGACAAGATCCTGGAGCGCATCGCCGTGGCCAGAAAGGAAGGACGGGTGGTCATCAGCCGGGACGATCATCCGGCCGATGGATATTACGTGCCTCTGACCATCGTCGAAGGCATCACCCCGGAGCATGAAACGGCTCAGGAGGAGATCTTCGGCCCGGTGCTGGCAATCATGAAGGTCAAGGATATGGACCAGGCCCTGGCCTGGGCCAACTCGACCCGCTACGCCCTGACCGGGGCCATGTTCTCGCGCAGCCCCAGACACCTGGAGCGGGCCCGCAAGGAGTTCCTGGTCGGCAACCTCTATCTGAACCGGGGGTCCACCGGGGCCATTGTCGAGCGCCAGGCCTTTGGCGGTTTCAAGATGTCGGGCGTGGGCTCCAAGAGTGGTGGTCCGGACTACCTTGTCCAGTTCATGGATCCCAGGGTGGTCACCGAGAACACCATGCGCCGGGGATTTGCGCCCATTGATGAGGGTGACGACTGGGTGGGGTAGATCTCTGGCAAGAGTTGAGAAATCCAAAGAAAAAGCCCCTGATATTTCAGGGGCTTTTGAGTTTTTGGTAGCGAGGGAGGGACTTGAACCCCCGACACTGCGGATATGAGCCGCATGCTCTGACCGACTGAGCTACCTCGCCAAATTCTGCCATCCGAATAACGGAGGTGGTCATGTAGCCGCCAAAGGCAAAAAAGGCAAGAAAAAAATTGGCCCGCTTTGCAGGCGCGGGCCAA
It includes:
- the pruA gene encoding L-glutamate gamma-semialdehyde dehydrogenase, which translates into the protein MDKTALSRAIAERGREFFKSISGEAPSIFNKGWWTGKVMDWSMRNENFKVQLFRFVDVLPYLNTGESLTRHIEEYFAAEDQDLPKVLKWGAGAAGFGGKLAAKVMAKTIRSNIENMGKQFIIGENTGQALKTLAKLRKEEFAFTVDILGEASVNEEEAEAYMQEYLHLLEAIGPEYPKWKALGGADLDWGSAPRVNVSVKPSSLFSQAHPADFEGSVRGICARLIPIIRKVRALNGFICIDMEQHKFKDITLECYRRLRSSEEFRDSANMGIVLQAYLKETDQDLKALLDWARAEKLPISIRLVKGAYWDYETVVAKQNGWDVPVYTRKPESDIAFERQARLILENHDICHFACASHNIRTLSAVMETARTLNVPENRYEFQVLFGMAEPVRKGLLKVAKRVRLYAPYGDLIPGMAYLVRRLLENTANESFLRQSFAEEADIDRLLEDPEATLVREKSGAKRRKAGTGPLIQNEPFADFTRASVRDAFPRAISEVRGQIGKTYPLFIGGKEVKTADLLDSVNPAKPSEVVGRICQAGVGEVDMAIDTAKKAWPAWRDTPAEDRAKILFKAADLARKDIFTLSAWQVLEVGKQWDQAYADVAEAIDFMEYYARDMIRLGTPRKMGNAPGESNRYFYQGKGVAAVIAPWNFPLAISTGMVSAALVTGNCVLYKPAGLSSVIGHTLGHLLREAGVPDGVFNFVPGRGSIMGDHLVEHPDVAMIAFTGSMEVGLRIIDKAAKVRPGQDHVKRVVAEMGGKNAIIVDDDADLDEAVTAIIHSAFAFQGQKCSACSRVIVLDPIYEKFLKRLTAAAASLAIGPAEDPANFMGPVVDASARDKILERIAVARKEGRVVISRDDHPADGYYVPLTIVEGITPEHETAQEEIFGPVLAIMKVKDMDQALAWANSTRYALTGAMFSRSPRHLERARKEFLVGNLYLNRGSTGAIVERQAFGGFKMSGVGSKSGGPDYLVQFMDPRVVTENTMRRGFAPIDEGDDWVG
- a CDS encoding amino acid ABC transporter permease, with protein sequence MSRPASSSFPCDRLNRPLRLTFELIKYFLALGLIVFLVDAGLDELGYNWQWYRLWRFFWTFGPEGWTPGPLLSGLWVTIRISALGLVLATVFGLVAALLRLSGSYVGRLVAMAYLETIRNTPLLVQIFVMYFVLSPVLGIDAFTSAVVALSLFEGAYASEIFRAGILSVPIGQWEAGLASGLTRPQIYRRIVLPQALRHAIPPLTGQAVSLVKDSALVSTIAIYDLTMQAQAIVSQTFLTFEVWFAVAGVYLVLNLILSLTATLLERRMALRS
- a CDS encoding Lrp/AsnC family transcriptional regulator; its protein translation is MIDEIDAKILQILQTDGRISNVDIARTLGMAPSGVLARRRRLEREGIIQGYEARVDPRPLGLGLMTFIQVKTDEPVGQTGAGREMAALSEIQEVHFIAGEFNYLLKARVTGTDGLTRLLERMGAISTVRDTRTTLVLDTIKEGLALGFGEPGTRPQGSRRKSSGTQD